Part of the Methanobrevibacter sp. genome, CAGATGGGGTCAATCTCTGAAAGTCCTCTTCCCAGTCAAGTCCTACTTGTTCTTGAGCCAAAATTTTTCCTCCTAATAATTAAGTATGTTTTAGTTATTATCCTGACTATATTTAAATGAAATGAGAGAGCATTTGAAAAGTAATATTTATACCCTACCCTATCTAAGTCGATTAAATATATGGTAAAATAATAATTTAAAAACATGTAGAAAATATAGTATTTACACTATGCTATCTATATATGTTGGTTGAAGTATATAATAGTTTGCTATTAATTCCATAATTTTTATAGCAATCTTTTATTAAAATTGTTTCAGATATGTAATATTTATTTGATTCTGTTTTTAGAGGTTTATGGAGTTTATTTTTTAAAATAAATAAAAAGTTGTATGGCTTTATAATATTGTAATTACTCAGTAAAATTGTTTTTATTTGAAACTGACTAGTTTAAATAATTTTAATAATAAATTAAAAGTCATGATTTCAAAAAATAGTATTAACAATATTGTCCGCAAACTTCACCTTGATGAGTTCATAGAATCGCATAAGAGACTTCTTAGAGATAATCGCGGTGGATTTTTGATTCCTTTTGAAGTTAAAATAACTGACAAGGAATATGAAAGATACAGGCATCTTCCAATTGACTGGTCACTTTCGCCGATAACTAAAGATGACCTGCCTGCTGAATTTTCGGATAAGGCTGTAAAAACTGTTGACATGTTCAGAAAGAAAACTCATGACTTGGATGTGGAATGCATGATCTATTTTGACATTGAAACTGGAAACATTGTTTCATGTAATTTTGCAGATGATGGCTCTCCTGACCATGTAAGTGGGACAATATATCCAAATTTTCTCAAAGGAATGCATATTGCGTCTGCTCATAATCATCCAAGAAAATATGGCTCTCCTCCTTCGGGCAAAAATTTTGAAATGTTGCAGTATGATTTTGAAGAATTTGAAATTGTATTGTCTCAAAGGGAATTATGGGTTTTAGAATCAAAAACAGAGGTTTTTGATGAGTCCTTTATTAATGAAATTCGTAAAGATTTGGATGAAGGTTTACAAGCTATTTTGGATGAAATTTGTGAAGATTTGGATGAAGGTTATCTTGTATTGGATAATCTTAATGAGAAATATGGTAATTTTTTGTTAGGTTATTTAAATAATAGATTGGATAATATTAAACTAACTAGGAGGTATTTGGATGCATGATTATTATCAAGGTGAAAAAAAAGTAATAGTTACTAAAGATGTTGGTTTTAATAAATCAGAACTTATTTCACCAGAAAATCGTCAAAAATCTCGAGAAAGAATGAATAATCCAAATATAGTTTCTGGAAAATACAAATTAAAAGAGATTTTTGCTGATATTGGCATTACAGTCATTCCCGAAAAAATGACTTTTTGGTATCGGTTCACAGAATAATTAAAAAATAAGTTTTAGGAGTATTAACTCCTAATAATCTTTTTCATCAAAGTCGATGCCGTCCTTGAATTCAATTTTATCGTCTTCAATTCCAACGAGGTCTTTGAATTCTTTCATTTTTAAAGTTTCTTTTTTATGTTCTAAAAATCCATAGACAGATTTGTGTCTGGATCCGTTCAAAATCATTTCAATGGCTTCTTTTGCAATCATTATATTGTCCATTTCACCGATTAGAGAAACAGTTTTGCCATAAACTGCCATGTCCACTTCAGCCATTTCCATAATTATTTCGCGTGTTTTCCCGTCTTTTCCAATAATTCTGCCTTTATGTCTTGCAAGGGCTTTTTTGGATTTTCCAATGTATAATGGTAAGCTGATAACCTCTAAATAAATATCATCACTGACAAGTTTTAAAGCAACTTCAGGATTGAATCCGCGAGCTACTGCCTTAACAATATGATTTGCATTCCAGACACCTAAAGGGTCTTCCATATCTTCTCTAGGTGTAATGTAAACAGTACCGTCATCGCTGTCTATATCCAGCAGTGTTCCTGTTGCTTTTTCAATTGATTTTTTTACATTACCGTTGCTTCCGATTAAAGCCCCAACTCTGTTTTGAGGTATTTTTAAATAATCTGTTTCCGGCATTTTATCACCTTTTTAAATTAAAACTAATAATATTTATCTAATCAAAAATATTTAAAATTTAGGATTGTCATATTTCCCTAAAAATATGTTTTACTTGCGGTTTTTCTTCAGAATTCCATGTAAATTAATGATATATAAAAAATGATGATAAATAAATTCTAAAAAATAATAAAAATAAAGATAAGTTGGAATGCTACTGGAGTAACACCATTATCTTCCTGAATCGCCATCAGTTATTTTAAAAAACAAACTCGAATTGCCCTGTAATATGTGAGTTACTGGTGGGCATTTCTCCGTTAGGATTGATATTTTCTGAAGGCATATGCAAGAATTGATCCTGCAAAATTCTGCAGGACTGAATAAAGCGCTCCTGGAACTGTTGCCTGAGATAAGTTTGGAAAATGGGTTTTTGCAAGACTGGTTGACAAACCTGAATTCTGAAATGCCAGTTCGATAGCTACTGTAATTATCTGTTTTCTGTCCATTCCTGCAAGGCGGCCAATTCCAAATCCGATTAACATTGCAAGGGCATATTGTAGGATAATGACAATGAGTATTATAGCGGATGAGGTTAAGATAGCTTGTTTATTGGCTCCAATTACTCCTGCAACGATTAAACAGATTACAATTGATGATGCAGTAGGCAAATATTTTTTTAATTTTTCACAAAAATCAGGGAATTTGTAATTCAGGATTAAACCTAAAATAATTGGAACAATCACTATTTGAACAATTGAAATGAACATGTCTACTGGATTGAAATGAATTTGATTGCCTATTAACAATAATGTGATTATTGGAGTTAGTATAGGAGAAATTACAGTAGAAACTGCAGTCAAAGAAACTGACAGTGCCACATCTCCCTTTGCAAGAAAAGTAATGACGTCAGATGCGGTTCCTCCAGGAACTGTTCCAACAAGAATGAGTCCGACTGTCAAGGCGGTATCAAGTGAAAATGCCCTTGCAAGAGCAAATGCTATAAGTGGCATTACGATATATTGCGCTGAAATTCCAACTCCAATTGCCTTAGGATTTTTTAACACATTAATGAAGTCATCTGTTTTCAATGTGGTTCCCATTGTAAAAAGAACAACACTTAAAAGTAAATTAAGAATATTGATGCCATTATATTCGCTTAAAACCCATTTGAATGAATTCGGATAAACTAAAGAAATAGCTACTGCCACCAATATTATTATAAAAAAATATTTTTCAATAATGTTAAAAATCCCTTTCATAGTTCAATTTTTGATTTAGAACATTAAAAACGTATTGGTAATTATTGCGGTTGATAAATTGGATTGTCCGATTGGTGAGTTATTTATTTGATTTATGGGGAGGTATTCAAAATTTGGGATTGACATATTCCCATATTTCATCAAAACTGGTTTTAACACCAAGTTTGGTGTATTCGCGAACTAATGTATTTATGTCTCTTTCAAGCAGTTCTTTAGAAATAGGATTGTCTAAAACTACTGACTGTGAAACATCAATGATAACAGGTTCTTCATTCAGATTTAAAATATTGTAATTGGACAAATCTCCATGAACCAGTTTTGCCTCATTTACAAAGAGTTTCAGCTGCACAAGCAGTTTGTTGAAAAATTCATCAGGATTTTGTGGCGGCTGGTTTTTAACGGGCTGTGCAGGATTTCCGTTTTCATCGCCGATAAACTCAATAATCAATACATTATTTGCACTGGTTATAGGTTCGGGAACATTTACTCCAGCATTATACAGTCTGGTCAGATTTTTAAATTCCTTTGTAACCCATGAATAGATGATTTTTCTTTTGTTTTT contains:
- a CDS encoding bile acid:sodium symporter family protein, encoding MKGIFNIIEKYFFIIILVAVAISLVYPNSFKWVLSEYNGINILNLLLSVVLFTMGTTLKTDDFINVLKNPKAIGVGISAQYIVMPLIAFALARAFSLDTALTVGLILVGTVPGGTASDVITFLAKGDVALSVSLTAVSTVISPILTPIITLLLIGNQIHFNPVDMFISIVQIVIVPIILGLILNYKFPDFCEKLKKYLPTASSIVICLIVAGVIGANKQAILTSSAIILIVIILQYALAMLIGFGIGRLAGMDRKQIITVAIELAFQNSGLSTSLAKTHFPNLSQATVPGALYSVLQNFAGSILAYAFRKYQS
- a CDS encoding serine protein kinase RIO — translated: MDRKIAKADKAHEKLHSQKRKKDSSDRKVGNEIFDKLTLETLYKLANQGHIDVLNGAISTGKEANVLTGITDDEKFVAVKIYRIATSDFKKMDYYLKGDPRFNIKTKNKRKIIYSWVTKEFKNLTRLYNAGVNVPEPITSANNVLIIEFIGDENGNPAQPVKNQPPQNPDEFFNKLLVQLKLFVNEAKLVHGDLSNYNILNLNEEPVIIDVSQSVVLDNPISKELLERDINTLVREYTKLGVKTSFDEIWEYVNPKF
- a CDS encoding KH domain-containing protein, producing MPETDYLKIPQNRVGALIGSNGNVKKSIEKATGTLLDIDSDDGTVYITPREDMEDPLGVWNANHIVKAVARGFNPEVALKLVSDDIYLEVISLPLYIGKSKKALARHKGRIIGKDGKTREIIMEMAEVDMAVYGKTVSLIGEMDNIMIAKEAIEMILNGSRHKSVYGFLEHKKETLKMKEFKDLVGIEDDKIEFKDGIDFDEKDY